TGCTCATTCTCAAACTTTTCCATGATATGTTCCGAGATTGCCTTACACTGTTCCTCAAGAGAAACCATCTCACTTGCACGTATTAATTTTTCAATTTTGATTTCGTAATTTAACAACGCTAGCCAATTATCATGGTGTGTAAATTTGCCTGTAGCCGTAAAGGCAAGACAAACACTAAATGATGAGAAAATCAAAGGTAGCACTACAAATACATTTAGTTTTTTATCAAAATCAAGTTCCCCAATAAAATCAGGCGCAGTTAGATGCAAAAATCTATCATCTGCTGGAGCATGATTAATTAAAGAATACATTCTTTCTATCTGCTCACCTTTGTCAAGAAGCTCGTTTATACTTATCTTGCAAATTTTGTTTGCTCTGAAATAGGACGCAATTTGCATCATCCGCGAGGCCGACAGCTCTGTTTTAACCATTTCATTAATTAGCTCATGATTTGTAATGGAGTTGCTATTAACGTCAAATACTTGTTTCTTGCCCTCGCTTGTTTTAAGTGTGACTTTTACTTTATTAAAAGGAGAGTGAAACATTCTCATCAATAAAAGGACGTCTCTTAAATCAGCTATATCAATAGGTTTATCATAAGAGATAAAATCCATGTTTAATGTTGGCTTTCTTATATAAACCTTTGCGTCAAAAAAATCAGTATTGACTCTAAAAAAAGCTAGTTCGTCTGCCGCATTTAGTACGATAGGCGAGAAATAAAATTTACAGTCAAAACAAACCTCATCTATCTCACTTTCAAAATTAATAGTTCCAGAAAATAATTCTTTAACTTCATCAAACTCTATTATAGCCTCATTGCTTGTGAGCTCATCATTTTTCATTGCCAGGCTAAATCGTTGCTCCCAAGCTTCAATATCTTTTATCTTAACTTTAGTAGGGTAACCTAATGACGCTTGCATTAAATTGTTATAGTCTTCCTTTGTGGCAATTTTAAAGTTTATCTTATAACGCTCTGCTTCATATCCCAGTGAGCTTAATAGCTCTAGTTTATTTTTACAATAGCTGGCGATTCCGGAGGGGATATATTTTTCAATGGCACTTCTTATTGCATATTTATCCGCCAGAAGAATCTCATCTTCTTCACTATAACTTACTCTATAGCTAATTTTGTGCAGCGACTTTCTAGCGCCAACGTCATTTTCACGTATTTTTTTTAATACGTCGTACATCATCTTATCATCGACATGAACAAGAAAAGCTGACACCAAATTTATTCCGCCACTGTATTTGGCAAAAAAGAAAAAACAAGGCAAGGATGAATCACAAAACCTTTTCATATTGGAGAGTTTGACTTGGACACTATTGCTCTCACCATCCGTCGCTTTTACTTGTATAAAGCACTGTATAGGTTGCGTATCTAACGTGTTTAATTGAGTGATATTATTTTCTAACGGAAATTCAACAATGGCGTCCCATCCAGCAGCATCTTCCTGCAAAGAACTATTAACAATCAATTCAGCCAAATTGCATAACTTGTCAAAGTCGGCCTTGCCTATATTACCTACTTTTCTGGCGCTCATAAGAATCCCCATTCATTTACACGAATAGAAATCATATCTTAATCTATTTTGAAGATGAAGGTGGAAGAGGGTAAGTGATCCAATTCATAGTCTAATGATTGAGTAGTTTTTTGCGTTCCATCACATACTCCCAAGAACCACCGTACACTCCTTCACGACCCGCCTCCTTGACTGCTCCGCCACAACGAGGCACTGATGTTAGTTATCTCAAATCATGCACACCTGCCGCGCGCAATGCTATCCCCGCCTCGCCTGCCCGCTTCATGGGTCGGTTTTAATGCAGGTGCATCAGCAGCCACGAGCCGCGCCAGCACTGGCGCGGCGGCACATAAGAGTTTTACAGCGACGCATGCAAACAAATGCATCTGATGTATGCATCTATCTAATTAGTGCTCACGCCCATTAAATGTGAGTTTACTTATCCTTAATGCGTACTAAAAAGCGGTAAAATTTACTCACTGCATACACGCTGAGAACCCCGATAAGTATTGACAACACACCAATGAAAATTATCGCCGTCAGGAAAGGGCTTAATAATCCCCCCAAACTTGTAAGGTCTCCAAGACTTGCAAGCGTATCATTTGGAACCTTCCTTAAGATAATCTCCGGAATTATTAGAAGCGCAATAATCGCAGCTATAACGTAAATGAGTATTTTACGACTTTTTTTCATCTTCATCCTTGCTCCTGCGAGCGACCATGATCAATCATTAACCATAAATGTTACAACAAGGCACATGGAAATGGCAGAAAACTATCTCAAATTGAAAGCGCAGTCAGATCAAAGACTGGCAATTGCTCTAACCAAAGCTGTGAAGGAGGTGTATGCCACCCACATGCAAACCGTCGAAGACGTTAAGCTTGGCAGCCAGCGTATTATTAACTATGGCTCATGTGTGATGCCTGACAAATACTACAGGAGCACATGCCATGAGCAATGGGGTGAAGATAAACGTTTGTATTTGTCTGTGCTGGAAATTTATAAAAGAAACGACGTTGTTTTAGACATGGTCCAACTTTATTTCCAGAAAGCCTTTAAGCGTCTCGGAGACGAAAAAAGTAACACCCTTGTATCTTACATAAAGCAAAAAATCGGTGAGAAAGCATATGAATCAGCTGAACGTTCGAGCAAAATGGCTCTTTCATTGACAATTGCCAAATTAATTGTAAGCAGTGGCAAGTTTCAGGAGTCATACATTCAAAAAGTTAATGAAATGTCCAGCTGGCTTATTAAAGTAGTGACCATTTATTCTAAGGCTGAGGTGGCAGCACTGGCTGCGAACAAACTTAAATTTCAGGATGCAGCATATTACCAGATACTCTTTCGTGAAAAGATAGAAATGCTATATTTCCTTATCGAACCACAAATGTCAAAGATAATATATCAAGTTGAATCGGGAGGGAATAACGAAGAAGTTATTGGTGATGCTTTATATGAAATGCTAAAAAGATGAAGAAATTATTAACCTTTTTGTGGGCGGCGCATTCTCACTTGGTCCCAATTGCAATTATACTTGCAGGGGCCTTTTTGTTTATTTATTTCATTGAGGAGTATTCAGGAGTACTTACTTTCTTATGGTTCATTATCGTTACATTTATCTACATCAAATACAACCGCTGGTATTGATGGTGAACTGATTCGCGCCTCGCCTGACCGCTTCATGGGTCGGTTTTAATGCAGGTGCATTACCCCGAAGATTCACCCCAGGGCTGGGGTGATAGAATTATCAGAACATATGAAGATAAATGCAAATTCATGTACTAAGGAGATGCAACTAGTTAATATTAAATCCAATTCTACCATTGACTATGACGCTATTGCTAAAAACTAAATTGCCAACCCTTAACCGATCAGCGTTACCAAACAATCGAACGCCCCGAATTAGCATGTCGAACCGTTTGATTATCAATTTCTTAGGTGGTTCCACTAACAGCACTAAACGCGGCCCTCGGTTTTTTTCAATAACACTTATCTCAGGGCCAATAACAGTGATATCCCAACTTCCAGTACCGCATACCCATTCATTCCTAATTATTTCTAATGAAAGTTTCCCTTTGCTATCATAAAATCTCCCAGAAATAAGTATCGCATCGTCTTCTTTTTCTACTTGCAATAACGGCTCACCTTCGAACATAACTGGTATTTGACAGTTGATAAAAGTCTGCCCTGCAAATTGGATCAAGGGCTCATCATCAGAAAAGTCTAGCTTATCAGTGATTTTTCCAATTTTCAGTGCCGCAGGCTCAAGCATGGCCTTCTTAATCTTCTCTTTCGAATAGATGCGCCGGGTAACTTTTGCGTGACACGTTGGGCAAAGGAGAGTAATCGCATCTGGCGAGTGCTCTTTCGCTAGTGCAAAAGTGGGCTCTACATGTTCATACTCAACGATTGGAGATGCACAAACAACACAGCCAAAACCACATTTTTGCCTAACTTGCCTTTTTACCTCCGCGGGGATGGTTCTCGACAAACCATATTTATTGAACTCTCCCATACTGCAACCTCCAGTTTTATTATGTTTATATATCATCCCGTTAAAATCATTCTACTCAAAGGAAGTACAGGCAGAATGTGACGAATATCATTTTAGGAGGTTAAAAATTTTTTAATAAAACAACTTTAAAAGTGAGGGAAGTACATATCCCTAGCTTTATTGCCTAATTTTTATTGCACTTTGAACTGAAACCTTCATTAAAGTGCCCGAATTGTGGTCCTTTTCAAGTCTGGTCATTTAACCTTCCCTAGTTAGGTGTTACCGGTCTGGGTATTTCAAACATAAACACACCGTCAGAAGTTCGCCCCAGCCAGTACCCACCGCCGCACTCTTTGGGGCGCTGGAAAAAGGCCTGACCGCCGGGAACATAGCGCGGGAGGGCTTCGCCCCGGTAAACGACCTGATAGTCATTATCTTTTTTACCCATTGCCTAACGCCTCGCTTTGCTCGTTGTTCAACGCCGAAGCCGGCAGGAAATTTCCTTGCCGGCTTCGGCGCTCACTCAGTGCATCCAGCTGTCGTATGACCAAACTATGCCAGAATGCCCATCACGCGCTTTTATCTTTGACCGGACTAAACTCGCTTATGCGAATATCGTCGCGGTGCAGCTTCGCGCGAATGCGCGCCCACAGCCCGGTTAAATAGCGCTGTGTATCCGCCGGGCTTGCGCCGTTCCATCTGCTGTTACGGTAACCGGCCTTTGTGGTGGCGTGGAATTTAGACGGGGCGGTCAACGTGTAAAACTCGCCAACATAGCCGAGCTCGTTACAGATATTTTCGAAGCCGCGGATGCGGGTCATTAACTCGCAACGGCGGATCGCCGGGTTGGCGACGCTACCGTCGTATTTATCGAGCAGGCTGATACGCTCACCCGTTACTTCATCTTCCAGCTCCATTCCCTTGAGAAATTCGCGGGTGCGGCGTTTCTGTTCGCGCCAGTCACTCACACAGCTTTTGCTGGCATACGCGCTGTGCTTTTTGCTGACGTTCCCGAGCGCGATGTGCAGATGCTCGCGCCATTCAGCGGCGACTCGGCGCAGGCGGCCTTTCCACCATTTTTCTTCCGTCATGCGCAACACCGCCGGGCCGACATCTTTAGCAGTTACGTATTTGGTAGTAATCCTTTCCCACCGAGGCGGTTCGCTTCTGAAATGGCGGGTAATACGGGCGGCGCACATGTAAGAAGCGTGCAACGCTTTTAACTCGCTGCCGTCCTGCACTTCAACCGTTCCCAGCTCGGCGATGATGAAGTTAGCGATATCACCGGCAAGCAGTTCAATGTCTGCTTTCGACATATCCGGCAGACGGTTATAGCGGGCGGTCATGTTCACAAGCCGGGTTGTCAGGTAACGGGCTGACACATCATCATCCCGGCCATCAAAAACAGGCAGGGCCACATCTGGCGAAATGGCCTCGATACGATATTTCGCTGCAACCACTTCAAGGCGCGGTAATGCCCTCCGGGTGAAATTCACCAGAAAGGCATTAGCTCGCTGAACATCGTGCTCGCGCTCCAGCTCGTCGGCGCGCCGGCGCACGCCGTAACGCACCAGGTCAGGCTGTTTTTCCAGCTCGTTACGCGCATGCAGCAGCGCCGCAACCCATCCACGAGAGTCGAGTCTTCAGTGAGATCAGTTAGTACCCAAATTTCCCGAGGTGTTAACTGATGAGGTTGCTCGGGATTGAGTTTGTTATAGAGCGTGTGCGGCTTAATTCCGGCCTTAACCGCTAATTCCCGGACATTATGGGATGCTGCAAATTTGCTACATGCATCATCAAAATGTGTATGTGAGGAAACGCGAAAATCTAACATGCTGAAAATCCTTTTTTATCCCAGAATGGATAACGTTACGCTTGAATTGAGATTTCCGTCCCTTCAGCCGCTTCAGCAGTAAGGGCAAGCATGTTGATTTCAATAAGGCTAGAGACTCCCGCTTTCTTTCTGATTTTAAGACGATTTTCTCGAATCATTTGGCGGACGTAGCTGGGCTTATAACCAGTCAAACTGCAAAACTTCTCTAGCGTAACAAAAGGGGCAGCCACTACGAGGTTGATACTTGGGCGCATTGAAACTTGTCGGCTCATGATGCACTATCTCTCGATTTAGGTTCCGTATATTCACTATTTGACACCATCAAATAGCATTCAACATCCAACACAACGAGATACTAGGATCACAAAACAAGAATGTCAACGCATAATAACATCTCGAAAACCACTACATCGACGGCCATTAGAGCTGTAATAGAGCAAAACAAAGGCGGGAAACTCATTATCGATCGGATAATGGAGGCTTACGGCTTCACGACAAAATTAGCACTGTGCAAACACTTAGGAGTATCGCAAAGCACCTTAGCTAACAGGTACTTACGAGATACAATCTCATCTGATTGGGTAATAATTTGTCATGTTGAAACGGGCGCAAATTTGGATTGGTTACTATCTGGCGCAGGGGCACCGTTCAAGCAAAGTACAGAATCAACAGTATCCCAAATGAGATACCACACACTCGAAAATGGGAAACTTATCCCATTGCAAGATTTTGCTATCAGTAAAAGCTCAATATCAGCAAACCCTGCTTCATGTTTTGCGATTCAGTACGAACAGACCACCTTCATCGTTGATGAATCTTTCAACGACTTGAACGATGGGTTGTGGGTTATTGAGATTGATGGCTTCGTAAGCCTTCGAGAACTTTCAAGGCTTCCGGGCGGCCGAGTAAGAGTGGAAAACGGAAAGGCTTCTTTCGAATGCCTGGCGGCAGAAATCAAAACTCTCGGCAGGGTTGTTAGCAAATTAGTAAACCTGTAAGGGCTTTCGATGGCAGTAAGCAAACTTTCTAATGGCAAATGGCAAGCACAGCTTTTTCCTAACGGTCGAGACGGCAAACGGATTCGCCGGCAATTCGCTACTAAAGGTGAGGCTCTAGCATTTGAACGGCACATCCAGGAGCAAGCTCAAGATAAACCATGGCTGGGCGAAAAGACGGATAAGCGTCTACTAAAGGATCTGGTTGAGTCTTGGTATAACGTCCACGGTGTCACTTTAGCTGATGGTTTAAAACGCAAAGGGGCTATGGAGTTTGCTTGCGAAGCAATGGGTAATCCATACGCTTCGGAATTTACCGCTAAGTTATTTGCTGCATATCGTCAACAGCGTCTTAGTGGGAAAATTTTGCGTACAGGCCGCGTTAAGGCCGTTAAACCTCGCACCATGAATTTAGAGCTGGCGTATTTCCGAGCGCTGTTTAATGAGCTAAAACGCCTCGGCGAATGGGTTGCGCCACATCTGACCTGCCCCCAGGATTAGATACAACCTTCAGTTAGTAATGTCAGTTGGTTTTTCTTCAAATTTCCCGTTTCGCCAGCCCGCTGCAAATTCAGCCGGCGTGAGGTAATTCAGCGATGAATGTGGTCGACACTCGTTATAATCCTGCCGCCAGTCATTAATTATTTCCCGGGCATGTAGAATATCGCTGAACCAGTGCTCATTCAGGCATTCATCCCGAAAGCGGCCATTGAAACTCTCAATAAATCCGTTTTGCGTTGGCTTGCCCGGCTGGATTAAGCGCAACTCAACACCATGTTCAAAGGCCCATTGATCGAGCGCGCGGCAGGTGAACTCCGGGCCCTGATCGGTTCTTATCGTTGCAGGATAGCCACGAAACAGCGCAATGCTGTCCAGAATACGTGTCACCTGAACGCCTGTAATCCCGAATGCCGTGGTGATCGTCAGACACTCCTTCGTGAAATCATCCACGCAGGTCAGGCACTTCATCCTGCGGCCGCTGGCAAGTGCATCCATGACAAAATCCATCGACCATGTCAGGTTCGGCGCATCCGGGCGAAGAAGCGGAAGCCGCTCAGTCGCCAGTCCCTTGCGGCGTCGCCTGCGTTTTACACTCAGGCCGTTGAGATGATAGATGCGGTATACCCGCTTGTGGTTGACGTGAAGGCCCTCCCGACGCAGTAGCTGCCAGATGCGCCGGTAACCAAAGCGGCGGCGCTCAAGTGCCAGCTCTGTGATGCGTAGAGACAGCTGCGCGTCAGCAGCCGGACGCTGAGCCGGGTAACGGCAGGTCGACAGGGACAAACCTGCCAGCCTGCAGGCACGACGTTGCGACAGACTTGCGGCCTCACACATGACTTCCACGGCTTCCCGCTTCTGGTCTGTCGTCAGAACTTTCGGCCAAGAGCTACCTGAAGCGCCTCCTTATCCAGCATGGCTTCAGCGAGCAGCTTCTTGAGGCGGGCGTTCTCCTCTTCAAGCGACTTGAGCCGCTTCACTTCGGGAACTTCCATGCCACCAAACTTCTTGCGCCAGGTGTAAAAGGTAGCGTCTGAAATAGCATGCTTACGGCAGAGTTCCCGGGCTGAAACCCCGGCTTCGGCCTCGCGGAGAATACTGATGATCTGTTCGTCGGAAAAACGCTTCTTCATGGGGATGTCCTCATGTGGCTTATGAAGACATTACTAACATCGCGGTGTGTTAATCAACGGGGAGCAGGTCAGGGCCACCAAATTTTAGCAGTAAAATCATAAAATTAAGCCACCTCGCAAGGGTGGCTTTTTCTTTTACAACGCAGTATGTCTCTTTGCGGCCCCTCAGTTCAGACAGGAAAGGTTGTATGGCCTGTCGATGCACATGAAACAATATACCAGAAAGGGTCTGCTATTCTTTTCTCCGGGCGCTACCGTGTCTTGTCAGAAAAGTACATACTGCTTTGCCTTCAAGTGTAATCTCTCTCTGCCAGGTGCTACAATCTTTCTCATAATCTGAGTTTTTTCTTATAAAAATAAAATACCGATACTGGGAAAGTAATGAGCAATTTAAAAAATAGAAACTTAACCTTATTAAAAGATGCTTTAAAAAAAGAAGTCATGATGAGTGACAAAGCCTTTACGTGGACTCGTGTTATACATAAAGCCATCAAATGCCCAAAGCGACGCTACTATTTCTGGTGGCGCCTGGCATCTTACTGGCATCAAAACAATACGTATGGCATGAAGAAAATGGCATCGCGTATAAACAGAAAATTAATCTCCAGATACGGTACTGAAATCGATCTGGACGCTAAAATAGGGCCGGGCCTCGTTATCACTCATCATCACGGAATAGTTATCAATGGGGCTGCCATTATTGGAAAGGCTTTTCGGATCAGACAAAATACAACGATTGGGATAACTGGCAGCAATACCAGTAATACGCCGGTCTCTATTGTGATTGGCGATAACGTCAGCATTGGCGCCAGTTCATGCATTATTGCCGATCAAATAAGCATCGGGAACAATGTTGTTATCGGAGCTATGTCTTTTATCAATAAAGACATCCCTGATAACTGTACGGTCGTCACCGAAAAGACAACTATAATCAAACAGTGGTGAACCTGGTTCAGCCAGCGGATGCTTTACGCGCTGGCTTCTATTAAAATGAGTCATTAAGAGCATTTACTGTAAATCCGCGGAGGCAATCGTATTGATAAAATAAGCCATCCGCGCCTCGTCAACTAACCTCTACAGAGCGCTTTTACATCAGCCAGGCACGGACGCAGAAAAAACCATAACAATCAGCGCCTGCTATTTCTTGCTCAGTTTAGCGCTGAACAATCTCATTAGATTTTCGGGTATAAACCTGGCAATTATCAGGGATATCTTTATTAATAAAGCTCATCGCGCCGACCGTCACATTATCGCCAATCGTTAGCGCGTCACCGATGACACAGCTGTTCGATCCCAGATAAAAATTATCTCCTATGATAATTTTCCCTGCCCCCCCTTTACCACTATTACCGATAACGCAGTTCTGGGTCAGTTTCATATTTTTTCCGGCCACAACCCGTTTGGAGACAACAACCCCAACATGGTGAGCGATAGTCAACCCTTCTCCGATAGTGGCGCCCAGCATAATATCGCAGGCAAACCTACCCTTTATCCGGGAATGAATACGGTACGCCAGACGTCGGCTGCCGTTCTCGTACAGATAACTCGCCAGTCGCCACCAGAAAACATACTTAAGGCCCGGTTTATTACGTAACCGCGACATAAGCCGCAGATATGAAAACTTTTTGTTGAGGCCAATAATCTCGACATGCCAGAAACGCTTTAATTGTGAAAATTTCATTTAGTTTTAATACGCAAACAGAAGAAGCAGAGCACGTCTGGCAATTGTACACGGCTATTGGCAACGGGTCTGCACAACCTTGCATATCTCCTGGCGAAGGGCGTGGTATAACGAGTTTCTGACAGGCATGGCTTCAACGCTTCATCCGCCAGGCTGCAAAAAATAATATATGTTGTGATGAGTTAAATCTCAAACCCCTGGCGCGATTAAGGCGCGTTGATCCTGTTAACGCTGTCACTCTCGTTCCGCCTTTATTATTCATTGCCACGCATGTTCCATCAGAACCCTGTGAGCCACTCCTCCCCTTTCCAACCCAACCGGCCAATCTCCACTACACTTTTCCCAACTCCCCCATGCCGAGGATTTCCCATGCTGCGTTCGTTACTGCTCATCTGCACTCTGCTGCCTTTTTTCGCCTGCGCGCATAACCTGGCGCAAGGAGAACGGGTGGCGCCGGTCGGCGTGAATGAGCGCGGCGAACTGACGCTTAGTCAGGGCGAGATCGATTATCGCGACTGGAACAGCGCGCGGCTCAGCGGCAAAGTGGGCCTGGTGCTGCATGTGGCAGGCAGACTCTCGGCGAAGGATCTGAATAAAGGCATCAGCGACGCCATCGCGGCGGCCCGTCTGCCGGCGGAAAAATTTCAGGCCACCACGATAATCAACACTGACGACGCCATTCCGGGTAGCGCCATCTTTGTGCGCCGCAGTCTGGAAAGCACCAAAAAAGAGTATCCCTCATCGGTATTCGTGCTCGACGGCACAGGCGCGGTGCAGCGCGCCTGGCGGCTTCAGCCGGGCGGTTCCGCCGTGGTGGTTCTGGATAAAGACGGTCGCGTCCGCTTCGCCAAAGATGGCGCGCTTACGGCGGATGAGGTGAGTCAGGTCATGATGCTGCTACGCTCGCTGCTCACATAAACCTGTACAACGCGCCACAGAAATGTAAAGTTTTGTGCCACGTTGAGGTTAGCCGAAGAAATTTTTCGGGATTACGCTACGCTTTTTAAGAACGTATCCGGAAAGATGACCGTGAAGATAATCAGTTGTTCAGACACCAAAAATCCCACATTTCGCCTGATGCGACGAATGTTGCGCGCCTGATAGCGGCACGCGACGCGCAGTTGCGCTTTCATTTTCTCCCATTCCACAGCGATAACGGACACCATCAGAGGCCTTAACATGAACGCTAACGCCGTGAAATCTTCAGGGCAGGAAATCGAATTGCAGGCGCTGCGCGACGCGCTGCAAACCCGCCTTGATGAGCTTCTGCCGCCGGGCCAGGAGCGCGATCTGGTCTGCGCCGCGATGCGCGAAGGCGCGCTGACGCCCGGTAAGCGGGTGCGCCCGCTGCTGCTGATCCTCGCCGCACGCGATCTCGGCTGCGACGCCAGCCAGCCTGCGCTGATGGATCTCGCCTGCGCCGTGGAGATGGTGCACGCCGCCTCGCTGATGCTCGACGATATTCCGTGCATGGATAACGCCCTGCTGCGCCGCGGTAAACCCACCATCCACCGCCAGTATGGCGAAAGCGTGGCGATCCTCGCGGCGGTCGCGTTACTCAGCCGGGCATTCGGCGTAGTGGCCCAGGCCAGTCCGTTATCCGACAGCTGCAAAACCCAGGCGGTCAGCGAGCTTTCCAGCGCCGTCGGGTTGCAGGGGCTGGTGCAGGGGCAGTTTCGCGATCTCAGCGAAGGCAACCAGGCCCGTAGCGCCGAGGCGATACTCGCCACCAACGATCTCAAAACCAGCGTGCTGTTCGACGCCACGCTGCAAATCGCCGCTATCGCCGCAGGCGCTTCCGCGTCGGTGCGCCACAAGCTGCGCGAGTTTTCACGCCATCTCGGTCAGGCGTTCCAGCTGCTTGACGATCTGGCGGACGGTCTGAGCAATACCGGTAAAGACATCAATAAAGACGCCGGGAAATCGACCCTGGTGGCGATGCTTGGCCCGGAGGCGGTACATCAGCGCCTGCGCGATCACCTGCTGCGCGCCGATGAGCATCTCGCGGGCGCCTGCTCGCGCGGCGCGTCCACCCGCCGTTTTATGTACGCCTGGTTTGATAAACAGCTGGCTATGTTTGGCTGAACGCGCGCCGTGCCGCCGACAGTGACTGTTACTGGAGTATGAATGAAGGACAAGGAACTGAGCCAACGCAAGAACGATCATCTGGATATCGTGCTGCACCCGGAGCGGGCGAAACAGACCATTCGCACCGGCTTTGAACAGTGGCGCTTCGGGCACTGCGCCCTGCCTGAGCTCTCGCTCGACGACATCGATCTCAGCACCCGCCTGTTTGGCCGCGCGATGAAAGCGCCGCTCCTGATAAGCTCCATGACCGGCGGCGCGCGGCGCGCGAGCGATATTAACCGTCACCTCGCCGAAGCCGCGCAGACGCTGGGGCTGGCGATGGGCGTCGGCTCGCAGCGCGTGGCGCTGGAGAGCGAAGACAACTGGGGGCTGACGGGAGAGCTGCGCCAGTATGCGCCGGATATCCCGCTGCTGGCGAATCTCGGGGCCGCGCAGATAGGCAGCCTCCAGGGGCTCGATTACGCCCGGCGCGCCGTCAATATGGTGGAGGCGGACGCGCTCATTATTCATCTCAATCCGTTGCAGGAAGCGCTCCAGA
This DNA window, taken from Cronobacter universalis NCTC 9529, encodes the following:
- a CDS encoding HNH endonuclease, yielding MGEFNKYGLSRTIPAEVKRQVRQKCGFGCVVCASPIVEYEHVEPTFALAKEHSPDAITLLCPTCHAKVTRRIYSKEKIKKAMLEPAALKIGKITDKLDFSDDEPLIQFAGQTFINCQIPVMFEGEPLLQVEKEDDAILISGRFYDSKGKLSLEIIRNEWVCGTGSWDITVIGPEISVIEKNRGPRLVLLVEPPKKLIIKRFDMLIRGVRLFGNADRLRVGNLVFSNSVIVNGRIGFNIN
- a CDS encoding phage repressor protein CI, producing the protein MSTHNNISKTTTSTAIRAVIEQNKGGKLIIDRIMEAYGFTTKLALCKHLGVSQSTLANRYLRDTISSDWVIICHVETGANLDWLLSGAGAPFKQSTESTVSQMRYHTLENGKLIPLQDFAISKSSISANPASCFAIQYEQTTFIVDESFNDLNDGLWVIEIDGFVSLRELSRLPGGRVRVENGKASFECLAAEIKTLGRVVSKLVNL
- a CDS encoding IS3 family transposase (programmed frameshift), producing MKKRFSDEQIISILREAEAGVSARELCRKHAISDATFYTWRKKFGGMEVPEVKRLKSLEEENARLKKLLAEAMLDKEALQVALGRKFLTTDQKREAVEVMCEAASLSQRRACRLAGLSLSTCRYPAQRPAADAQLSLRITELALERRRFGYRRIWQLLRREGLHVNHKRVYRIYHLNGLSVKRRRRRKGLATERLPLLRPDAPNLTWSMDFVMDALASGRRMKCLTCVDDFTKECLTITTAFGITGVQVTRILDSIALFRGYPATIRTDQGPEFTCRALDQWAFEHGVELRLIQPGKPTQNGFIESFNGRFRDECLNEHWFSDILHAREIINDWRQDYNECRPHSSLNYLTPAEFAAGWRNGKFEEKPTDITN
- a CDS encoding serine acetyltransferase; protein product: MSNLKNRNLTLLKDALKKEVMMSDKAFTWTRVIHKAIKCPKRRYYFWWRLASYWHQNNTYGMKKMASRINRKLISRYGTEIDLDAKIGPGLVITHHHGIVINGAAIIGKAFRIRQNTTIGITGSNTSNTPVSIVIGDNVSIGASSCIIADQISIGNNVVIGAMSFINKDIPDNCTVVTEKTTIIKQW
- a CDS encoding serine O-acetyltransferase: MKFSQLKRFWHVEIIGLNKKFSYLRLMSRLRNKPGLKYVFWWRLASYLYENGSRRLAYRIHSRIKGRFACDIMLGATIGEGLTIAHHVGVVVSKRVVAGKNMKLTQNCVIGNSGKGGAGKIIIGDNFYLGSNSCVIGDALTIGDNVTVGAMSFINKDIPDNCQVYTRKSNEIVQR
- a CDS encoding YtfJ family protein, which gives rise to MLRSLLLICTLLPFFACAHNLAQGERVAPVGVNERGELTLSQGEIDYRDWNSARLSGKVGLVLHVAGRLSAKDLNKGISDAIAAARLPAEKFQATTIINTDDAIPGSAIFVRRSLESTKKEYPSSVFVLDGTGAVQRAWRLQPGGSAVVVLDKDGRVRFAKDGALTADEVSQVMMLLRSLLT
- a CDS encoding polyprenyl synthetase family protein; the protein is MNANAVKSSGQEIELQALRDALQTRLDELLPPGQERDLVCAAMREGALTPGKRVRPLLLILAARDLGCDASQPALMDLACAVEMVHAASLMLDDIPCMDNALLRRGKPTIHRQYGESVAILAAVALLSRAFGVVAQASPLSDSCKTQAVSELSSAVGLQGLVQGQFRDLSEGNQARSAEAILATNDLKTSVLFDATLQIAAIAAGASASVRHKLREFSRHLGQAFQLLDDLADGLSNTGKDINKDAGKSTLVAMLGPEAVHQRLRDHLLRADEHLAGACSRGASTRRFMYAWFDKQLAMFG